From a region of the Betaproteobacteria bacterium genome:
- a CDS encoding MBL fold metallo-hydrolase, which translates to MRALVALLAALGAASAVFAAAFDYGLAPQKIADGTYVLTGRTEDFSTANGGNVANAAFIVTSAGVVVIDTGPSRRYGEQLRAAIRKVTNQPVVKVLNTHFHPDHFLGNQAFADVGISALPATIRGIESMGGAFADNMYRMCGDWEAGTEPLAPRHIQAAGVENIGGHVLEFLALGGHSDGDLVVFDRTT; encoded by the coding sequence GTCGCTCTTCTTGCGGCGCTGGGCGCCGCCTCCGCCGTGTTCGCTGCCGCCTTCGACTACGGGCTGGCGCCGCAGAAGATCGCCGATGGCACCTATGTCCTGACCGGGCGCACCGAGGACTTCTCCACGGCGAACGGCGGCAACGTGGCGAATGCGGCATTCATTGTGACGTCCGCCGGAGTCGTGGTGATCGACACCGGCCCGTCGAGGCGCTACGGCGAGCAGCTGCGCGCGGCGATCCGCAAGGTCACGAACCAGCCGGTCGTGAAAGTGCTGAACACGCATTTCCATCCCGATCACTTTCTCGGCAACCAGGCCTTCGCGGACGTGGGTATCTCGGCCTTGCCTGCCACCATCCGCGGCATCGAGAGCATGGGCGGCGCGTTCGCCGACAACATGTACCGCATGTGCGGTGACTGGGAAGCGGGCACCGAGCCGCTCGCGCCCCGGCACATCCAGGCCGCCGGCGTCGAGAACATCGGCGGTCATGTTCTGGAGTTCCTCGCCCTGGGCGGCCACAGCGACGGCGATCTCGTCGTCTTCGACCGCACGAC